From the Scatophagus argus isolate fScaArg1 chromosome 21, fScaArg1.pri, whole genome shotgun sequence genome, one window contains:
- the ptprea gene encoding receptor-type tyrosine-protein phosphatase epsilon isoform X3 yields the protein MIPLLFLVTTTTTPNSTGNGNHTQEDVTSPSHHILPTVLVLSLLLVIIALLAWYFLRLKNQRKAVVTTVDKKIPNGILEEQEQQTVVLLPRSPSASKTYVPIPVDHLEEEYRLRSADDGKLFREEYNSLPGGSAHGTYEEANKDDNKEKNRYPNILPYDHSRVVLNQLDGNPCSDYVNASYIDGFTEKNKFIAAQGPKEDTTADFWRMIWEQKVATVVMLTNLKERKEDKCHQYWPDQGCWTYGNVRVAVEDFTVLVDYTIRKFCIQYQASDAAKTPRPVTQLHFTSWPDFGVPFSPIGMLKFLKKVKVVNPPFSGPIVVHCSAGVGRTGTFIVIDAMIDMMHAEQKVDVFGFVSKIREQRSQLIQTDMQYSFIYQALLEYYLYGDTELDVSSLEGHLQKLHNTFTDGDRVGLEEEFKKLTNMRIMKENMRTGNLPANMKKNRVLQIIPYDFNRVILSMRRGQEFTDYINASFIDGYRQKDYFIATQGPLPHTVEDFWRMVWEWKCHSIVMLTELQEREQDKCCQYWPTEDSVTYGDYTIELKGDTLCDTFSLRDLVLTFVPEKQTRVIRHFHFHGWPEVGIPAEGKGMIDIIASVQRQQQQSGNHPIVVHCSAGAGRTGTFIALSNILERVKAEGLLDVFQTVKSLRMQRPHMVQTVEQYDFCYRVVQDFVDIFSDYANFK from the exons ATGattcctcttctgtttttggtGACAACCACAACAACACCCAATTCCACCGGCAATGGCAACCATACACAAG AAGATGTTACATCCCCCAGCCACCACATCCTCCCTACCGTGCTGGTCCTGTCCCTGCTGCTGGTCATCATCGCACTACTAGCCTGGTACTTCCTCAG GTTAAAAAACCAGAGAAAAGCAGTCGTCACCACAGTTGACAAAAAGATACCAAATGGCATCCTGGAGGAACAAG AGCAACAGACGGTGGTCCTTCTGCCCAGATCCCCTTCAGCCTCTAAGACCTACGTCCCCATCCCGGTGGACCACCTCGAGGAGGAGTACAGGCTCCGATCAGCCGATGATGGCAAGCTCTTCAGGGAGGAGTACAAT TCCTTGCCGGGGGGTAGTGCCCACGGGACGTATGAGGAGGCCAACAAGGACGACAACAAGGAGAAGAACAGATACCCCAACATCCTTCCCT ATGATCATTCCAGAGTGGTGTTAAATCAGCTGGATGGAAATCCCTGTTCAGACTATGTGAACGCTTCTTACATCGAT GGTTtcacagaaaagaacaaattcaTAGCAGCACAAG GTCCAAAAGAAGACACCACCGCCGATTTCTGGAGGATGATATGGGAGCAGAAAGTAGCTACTGTTGTCATGCTGACCAAcctgaaagaaaggaaagaa GACAAGTGTCACCAATACTGGCCAGATCAGGGCTGTTGGACCTATGGGAATGTGAGGGTGGCAGTAGAAGACTTCACCGTCCTCGTGGACTACACCATCCGGAAGTTCTGCATACAATAT CAAGCCAGCGATGCCGCAAAAACTCCCAGGCCTGTCACCCAGCTCCACTTCACCAGCTGGCCCGACTTTGGAGTTCCTTTCTCCCCCATCGGCATGCTCAAGTTCCTCAAAAAGGTCAAAGTGGTAAATCCACCCTTCTCTGGGCCCATTGTGGTCCACTGCAG CGCTGGTGTCGGGAGGACAGGAACCTTCATCGTGATAGATGCCATGATCGACATGATGCACGCTGAGCAGAAAGTTGATGTTTTTGGGTTTGTCTCTAAGATACGAGAGCAGCGCTCACAGCTCATTCAGACAGAT ATGCAGTACTCATTCATCTACCAGGCCCTGCTTGAATACTACCTCTACGGAGACACGGAGCTGGATGTGTCGTCTCTGGAAGGACATCTGCAAAAACTGCACAATACCTTTACAGATGGTGACCGGGTTGGCCTGGAGGAAGAGTTTAAG AAACTGACCAATATGCGAATAATGAAGGAGAACATGAGAACAGGGAACCTTCCTGCCAACATGAAGAAGAACAGAGTTCTGCAAATTATTCCAT atGACTTCAACAGAGTCATTCTCTCCATGAGACGAGGTCAGGAGTTCACCGATTACATCAACGCATCTTTCATAGAC GGCTACAGACAGAAGGACTACTTCATCGCCACCCAGGGCCCTCTTCCACACACAGTAGAGGATTTCTGGAGAATGGTGTGGGAATGGAAGTGTCACTCCATTGTCATGCTCACTGAGCTCCAGGAGAGGGAGCAG GACAAATGTTGCCAATACTGGCCAACAGAGGACTCGGTCACCTATGGGGATTACACTATAGAGCTGAAGGGAGACACTCTGTGTGACACCTTCAGTCTACGAGACTTGGTACTCACCTTTGTCCCG GAGAAGCAGACGAGGGTCATCAGGCACTTCCACTTCCATGGCTGGCCAGAGGTCGGCATCCCAGCTGAGGGGAAAGGCATGATCGACATCATCGCCTCagtgcagaggcagcagcagcagtctgggAATCATCCCATCGTCGTACACTGCAG tgccGGTGCGGGGCGAACAGGTACGTTCATTGCTCTAAGCAATATCTTGGAGCGAGTCAAGGCAGAAGGCCTGCTGGACGTGTTCCAAACTGTGAAGAGTTTACGCATGCAGAGGCCTCATATGGTCCAAACTGTG GAACAATATGACTTCTGCTACAGGGTGGTACAAGACTTTGTTGACATCTTCTCAGACTATGCCAATTTTAAATGA
- the ptprea gene encoding receptor-type tyrosine-protein phosphatase epsilon isoform X1, with product MIPLLFLVTTTTTPNSTGNGNHTQEDVTSPSHHILPTVLVLSLLLVIIALLAWYFLRLKNQRKAVVTTVDKKIPNGILEEQEFGYSTESLYTIVPPEQQTVVLLPRSPSASKTYVPIPVDHLEEEYRLRSADDGKLFREEYNSLPGGSAHGTYEEANKDDNKEKNRYPNILPYDHSRVVLNQLDGNPCSDYVNASYIDGFTEKNKFIAAQGPKEDTTADFWRMIWEQKVATVVMLTNLKERKEDKCHQYWPDQGCWTYGNVRVAVEDFTVLVDYTIRKFCIQYQASDAAKTPRPVTQLHFTSWPDFGVPFSPIGMLKFLKKVKVVNPPFSGPIVVHCSAGVGRTGTFIVIDAMIDMMHAEQKVDVFGFVSKIREQRSQLIQTDMQYSFIYQALLEYYLYGDTELDVSSLEGHLQKLHNTFTDGDRVGLEEEFKKLTNMRIMKENMRTGNLPANMKKNRVLQIIPYDFNRVILSMRRGQEFTDYINASFIDGYRQKDYFIATQGPLPHTVEDFWRMVWEWKCHSIVMLTELQEREQDKCCQYWPTEDSVTYGDYTIELKGDTLCDTFSLRDLVLTFVPEKQTRVIRHFHFHGWPEVGIPAEGKGMIDIIASVQRQQQQSGNHPIVVHCSAGAGRTGTFIALSNILERVKAEGLLDVFQTVKSLRMQRPHMVQTVEQYDFCYRVVQDFVDIFSDYANFK from the exons ATGattcctcttctgtttttggtGACAACCACAACAACACCCAATTCCACCGGCAATGGCAACCATACACAAG AAGATGTTACATCCCCCAGCCACCACATCCTCCCTACCGTGCTGGTCCTGTCCCTGCTGCTGGTCATCATCGCACTACTAGCCTGGTACTTCCTCAG GTTAAAAAACCAGAGAAAAGCAGTCGTCACCACAGTTGACAAAAAGATACCAAATGGCATCCTGGAGGAACAAG aGTTTGGATACAGTACTGAGTCGTTATACACCATTGTACCACCAG AGCAACAGACGGTGGTCCTTCTGCCCAGATCCCCTTCAGCCTCTAAGACCTACGTCCCCATCCCGGTGGACCACCTCGAGGAGGAGTACAGGCTCCGATCAGCCGATGATGGCAAGCTCTTCAGGGAGGAGTACAAT TCCTTGCCGGGGGGTAGTGCCCACGGGACGTATGAGGAGGCCAACAAGGACGACAACAAGGAGAAGAACAGATACCCCAACATCCTTCCCT ATGATCATTCCAGAGTGGTGTTAAATCAGCTGGATGGAAATCCCTGTTCAGACTATGTGAACGCTTCTTACATCGAT GGTTtcacagaaaagaacaaattcaTAGCAGCACAAG GTCCAAAAGAAGACACCACCGCCGATTTCTGGAGGATGATATGGGAGCAGAAAGTAGCTACTGTTGTCATGCTGACCAAcctgaaagaaaggaaagaa GACAAGTGTCACCAATACTGGCCAGATCAGGGCTGTTGGACCTATGGGAATGTGAGGGTGGCAGTAGAAGACTTCACCGTCCTCGTGGACTACACCATCCGGAAGTTCTGCATACAATAT CAAGCCAGCGATGCCGCAAAAACTCCCAGGCCTGTCACCCAGCTCCACTTCACCAGCTGGCCCGACTTTGGAGTTCCTTTCTCCCCCATCGGCATGCTCAAGTTCCTCAAAAAGGTCAAAGTGGTAAATCCACCCTTCTCTGGGCCCATTGTGGTCCACTGCAG CGCTGGTGTCGGGAGGACAGGAACCTTCATCGTGATAGATGCCATGATCGACATGATGCACGCTGAGCAGAAAGTTGATGTTTTTGGGTTTGTCTCTAAGATACGAGAGCAGCGCTCACAGCTCATTCAGACAGAT ATGCAGTACTCATTCATCTACCAGGCCCTGCTTGAATACTACCTCTACGGAGACACGGAGCTGGATGTGTCGTCTCTGGAAGGACATCTGCAAAAACTGCACAATACCTTTACAGATGGTGACCGGGTTGGCCTGGAGGAAGAGTTTAAG AAACTGACCAATATGCGAATAATGAAGGAGAACATGAGAACAGGGAACCTTCCTGCCAACATGAAGAAGAACAGAGTTCTGCAAATTATTCCAT atGACTTCAACAGAGTCATTCTCTCCATGAGACGAGGTCAGGAGTTCACCGATTACATCAACGCATCTTTCATAGAC GGCTACAGACAGAAGGACTACTTCATCGCCACCCAGGGCCCTCTTCCACACACAGTAGAGGATTTCTGGAGAATGGTGTGGGAATGGAAGTGTCACTCCATTGTCATGCTCACTGAGCTCCAGGAGAGGGAGCAG GACAAATGTTGCCAATACTGGCCAACAGAGGACTCGGTCACCTATGGGGATTACACTATAGAGCTGAAGGGAGACACTCTGTGTGACACCTTCAGTCTACGAGACTTGGTACTCACCTTTGTCCCG GAGAAGCAGACGAGGGTCATCAGGCACTTCCACTTCCATGGCTGGCCAGAGGTCGGCATCCCAGCTGAGGGGAAAGGCATGATCGACATCATCGCCTCagtgcagaggcagcagcagcagtctgggAATCATCCCATCGTCGTACACTGCAG tgccGGTGCGGGGCGAACAGGTACGTTCATTGCTCTAAGCAATATCTTGGAGCGAGTCAAGGCAGAAGGCCTGCTGGACGTGTTCCAAACTGTGAAGAGTTTACGCATGCAGAGGCCTCATATGGTCCAAACTGTG GAACAATATGACTTCTGCTACAGGGTGGTACAAGACTTTGTTGACATCTTCTCAGACTATGCCAATTTTAAATGA
- the ptprea gene encoding receptor-type tyrosine-protein phosphatase epsilon isoform X6, whose protein sequence is MRKNSFSSLRWLKNQRKAVVTTVDKKIPNGILEEQEQQTVVLLPRSPSASKTYVPIPVDHLEEEYRLRSADDGKLFREEYNSLPGGSAHGTYEEANKDDNKEKNRYPNILPYDHSRVVLNQLDGNPCSDYVNASYIDGFTEKNKFIAAQGPKEDTTADFWRMIWEQKVATVVMLTNLKERKEDKCHQYWPDQGCWTYGNVRVAVEDFTVLVDYTIRKFCIQYQASDAAKTPRPVTQLHFTSWPDFGVPFSPIGMLKFLKKVKVVNPPFSGPIVVHCSAGVGRTGTFIVIDAMIDMMHAEQKVDVFGFVSKIREQRSQLIQTDMQYSFIYQALLEYYLYGDTELDVSSLEGHLQKLHNTFTDGDRVGLEEEFKKLTNMRIMKENMRTGNLPANMKKNRVLQIIPYDFNRVILSMRRGQEFTDYINASFIDGYRQKDYFIATQGPLPHTVEDFWRMVWEWKCHSIVMLTELQEREQDKCCQYWPTEDSVTYGDYTIELKGDTLCDTFSLRDLVLTFVPEKQTRVIRHFHFHGWPEVGIPAEGKGMIDIIASVQRQQQQSGNHPIVVHCSAGAGRTGTFIALSNILERVKAEGLLDVFQTVKSLRMQRPHMVQTVEQYDFCYRVVQDFVDIFSDYANFK, encoded by the exons ATGAGAAAGAATAGCTTCTCAAGTTTAAGATG GTTAAAAAACCAGAGAAAAGCAGTCGTCACCACAGTTGACAAAAAGATACCAAATGGCATCCTGGAGGAACAAG AGCAACAGACGGTGGTCCTTCTGCCCAGATCCCCTTCAGCCTCTAAGACCTACGTCCCCATCCCGGTGGACCACCTCGAGGAGGAGTACAGGCTCCGATCAGCCGATGATGGCAAGCTCTTCAGGGAGGAGTACAAT TCCTTGCCGGGGGGTAGTGCCCACGGGACGTATGAGGAGGCCAACAAGGACGACAACAAGGAGAAGAACAGATACCCCAACATCCTTCCCT ATGATCATTCCAGAGTGGTGTTAAATCAGCTGGATGGAAATCCCTGTTCAGACTATGTGAACGCTTCTTACATCGAT GGTTtcacagaaaagaacaaattcaTAGCAGCACAAG GTCCAAAAGAAGACACCACCGCCGATTTCTGGAGGATGATATGGGAGCAGAAAGTAGCTACTGTTGTCATGCTGACCAAcctgaaagaaaggaaagaa GACAAGTGTCACCAATACTGGCCAGATCAGGGCTGTTGGACCTATGGGAATGTGAGGGTGGCAGTAGAAGACTTCACCGTCCTCGTGGACTACACCATCCGGAAGTTCTGCATACAATAT CAAGCCAGCGATGCCGCAAAAACTCCCAGGCCTGTCACCCAGCTCCACTTCACCAGCTGGCCCGACTTTGGAGTTCCTTTCTCCCCCATCGGCATGCTCAAGTTCCTCAAAAAGGTCAAAGTGGTAAATCCACCCTTCTCTGGGCCCATTGTGGTCCACTGCAG CGCTGGTGTCGGGAGGACAGGAACCTTCATCGTGATAGATGCCATGATCGACATGATGCACGCTGAGCAGAAAGTTGATGTTTTTGGGTTTGTCTCTAAGATACGAGAGCAGCGCTCACAGCTCATTCAGACAGAT ATGCAGTACTCATTCATCTACCAGGCCCTGCTTGAATACTACCTCTACGGAGACACGGAGCTGGATGTGTCGTCTCTGGAAGGACATCTGCAAAAACTGCACAATACCTTTACAGATGGTGACCGGGTTGGCCTGGAGGAAGAGTTTAAG AAACTGACCAATATGCGAATAATGAAGGAGAACATGAGAACAGGGAACCTTCCTGCCAACATGAAGAAGAACAGAGTTCTGCAAATTATTCCAT atGACTTCAACAGAGTCATTCTCTCCATGAGACGAGGTCAGGAGTTCACCGATTACATCAACGCATCTTTCATAGAC GGCTACAGACAGAAGGACTACTTCATCGCCACCCAGGGCCCTCTTCCACACACAGTAGAGGATTTCTGGAGAATGGTGTGGGAATGGAAGTGTCACTCCATTGTCATGCTCACTGAGCTCCAGGAGAGGGAGCAG GACAAATGTTGCCAATACTGGCCAACAGAGGACTCGGTCACCTATGGGGATTACACTATAGAGCTGAAGGGAGACACTCTGTGTGACACCTTCAGTCTACGAGACTTGGTACTCACCTTTGTCCCG GAGAAGCAGACGAGGGTCATCAGGCACTTCCACTTCCATGGCTGGCCAGAGGTCGGCATCCCAGCTGAGGGGAAAGGCATGATCGACATCATCGCCTCagtgcagaggcagcagcagcagtctgggAATCATCCCATCGTCGTACACTGCAG tgccGGTGCGGGGCGAACAGGTACGTTCATTGCTCTAAGCAATATCTTGGAGCGAGTCAAGGCAGAAGGCCTGCTGGACGTGTTCCAAACTGTGAAGAGTTTACGCATGCAGAGGCCTCATATGGTCCAAACTGTG GAACAATATGACTTCTGCTACAGGGTGGTACAAGACTTTGTTGACATCTTCTCAGACTATGCCAATTTTAAATGA
- the ptprea gene encoding receptor-type tyrosine-protein phosphatase epsilon isoform X4, producing MIPLLFLVTTTTTPNSTGNGNHTQDVTSPSHHILPTVLVLSLLLVIIALLAWYFLRLKNQRKAVVTTVDKKIPNGILEEQEQQTVVLLPRSPSASKTYVPIPVDHLEEEYRLRSADDGKLFREEYNSLPGGSAHGTYEEANKDDNKEKNRYPNILPYDHSRVVLNQLDGNPCSDYVNASYIDGFTEKNKFIAAQGPKEDTTADFWRMIWEQKVATVVMLTNLKERKEDKCHQYWPDQGCWTYGNVRVAVEDFTVLVDYTIRKFCIQYQASDAAKTPRPVTQLHFTSWPDFGVPFSPIGMLKFLKKVKVVNPPFSGPIVVHCSAGVGRTGTFIVIDAMIDMMHAEQKVDVFGFVSKIREQRSQLIQTDMQYSFIYQALLEYYLYGDTELDVSSLEGHLQKLHNTFTDGDRVGLEEEFKKLTNMRIMKENMRTGNLPANMKKNRVLQIIPYDFNRVILSMRRGQEFTDYINASFIDGYRQKDYFIATQGPLPHTVEDFWRMVWEWKCHSIVMLTELQEREQDKCCQYWPTEDSVTYGDYTIELKGDTLCDTFSLRDLVLTFVPEKQTRVIRHFHFHGWPEVGIPAEGKGMIDIIASVQRQQQQSGNHPIVVHCSAGAGRTGTFIALSNILERVKAEGLLDVFQTVKSLRMQRPHMVQTVEQYDFCYRVVQDFVDIFSDYANFK from the exons ATGattcctcttctgtttttggtGACAACCACAACAACACCCAATTCCACCGGCAATGGCAACCATACACAAG ATGTTACATCCCCCAGCCACCACATCCTCCCTACCGTGCTGGTCCTGTCCCTGCTGCTGGTCATCATCGCACTACTAGCCTGGTACTTCCTCAG GTTAAAAAACCAGAGAAAAGCAGTCGTCACCACAGTTGACAAAAAGATACCAAATGGCATCCTGGAGGAACAAG AGCAACAGACGGTGGTCCTTCTGCCCAGATCCCCTTCAGCCTCTAAGACCTACGTCCCCATCCCGGTGGACCACCTCGAGGAGGAGTACAGGCTCCGATCAGCCGATGATGGCAAGCTCTTCAGGGAGGAGTACAAT TCCTTGCCGGGGGGTAGTGCCCACGGGACGTATGAGGAGGCCAACAAGGACGACAACAAGGAGAAGAACAGATACCCCAACATCCTTCCCT ATGATCATTCCAGAGTGGTGTTAAATCAGCTGGATGGAAATCCCTGTTCAGACTATGTGAACGCTTCTTACATCGAT GGTTtcacagaaaagaacaaattcaTAGCAGCACAAG GTCCAAAAGAAGACACCACCGCCGATTTCTGGAGGATGATATGGGAGCAGAAAGTAGCTACTGTTGTCATGCTGACCAAcctgaaagaaaggaaagaa GACAAGTGTCACCAATACTGGCCAGATCAGGGCTGTTGGACCTATGGGAATGTGAGGGTGGCAGTAGAAGACTTCACCGTCCTCGTGGACTACACCATCCGGAAGTTCTGCATACAATAT CAAGCCAGCGATGCCGCAAAAACTCCCAGGCCTGTCACCCAGCTCCACTTCACCAGCTGGCCCGACTTTGGAGTTCCTTTCTCCCCCATCGGCATGCTCAAGTTCCTCAAAAAGGTCAAAGTGGTAAATCCACCCTTCTCTGGGCCCATTGTGGTCCACTGCAG CGCTGGTGTCGGGAGGACAGGAACCTTCATCGTGATAGATGCCATGATCGACATGATGCACGCTGAGCAGAAAGTTGATGTTTTTGGGTTTGTCTCTAAGATACGAGAGCAGCGCTCACAGCTCATTCAGACAGAT ATGCAGTACTCATTCATCTACCAGGCCCTGCTTGAATACTACCTCTACGGAGACACGGAGCTGGATGTGTCGTCTCTGGAAGGACATCTGCAAAAACTGCACAATACCTTTACAGATGGTGACCGGGTTGGCCTGGAGGAAGAGTTTAAG AAACTGACCAATATGCGAATAATGAAGGAGAACATGAGAACAGGGAACCTTCCTGCCAACATGAAGAAGAACAGAGTTCTGCAAATTATTCCAT atGACTTCAACAGAGTCATTCTCTCCATGAGACGAGGTCAGGAGTTCACCGATTACATCAACGCATCTTTCATAGAC GGCTACAGACAGAAGGACTACTTCATCGCCACCCAGGGCCCTCTTCCACACACAGTAGAGGATTTCTGGAGAATGGTGTGGGAATGGAAGTGTCACTCCATTGTCATGCTCACTGAGCTCCAGGAGAGGGAGCAG GACAAATGTTGCCAATACTGGCCAACAGAGGACTCGGTCACCTATGGGGATTACACTATAGAGCTGAAGGGAGACACTCTGTGTGACACCTTCAGTCTACGAGACTTGGTACTCACCTTTGTCCCG GAGAAGCAGACGAGGGTCATCAGGCACTTCCACTTCCATGGCTGGCCAGAGGTCGGCATCCCAGCTGAGGGGAAAGGCATGATCGACATCATCGCCTCagtgcagaggcagcagcagcagtctgggAATCATCCCATCGTCGTACACTGCAG tgccGGTGCGGGGCGAACAGGTACGTTCATTGCTCTAAGCAATATCTTGGAGCGAGTCAAGGCAGAAGGCCTGCTGGACGTGTTCCAAACTGTGAAGAGTTTACGCATGCAGAGGCCTCATATGGTCCAAACTGTG GAACAATATGACTTCTGCTACAGGGTGGTACAAGACTTTGTTGACATCTTCTCAGACTATGCCAATTTTAAATGA
- the ptprea gene encoding receptor-type tyrosine-protein phosphatase epsilon isoform X2 — protein sequence MIPLLFLVTTTTTPNSTGNGNHTQDVTSPSHHILPTVLVLSLLLVIIALLAWYFLRLKNQRKAVVTTVDKKIPNGILEEQEFGYSTESLYTIVPPEQQTVVLLPRSPSASKTYVPIPVDHLEEEYRLRSADDGKLFREEYNSLPGGSAHGTYEEANKDDNKEKNRYPNILPYDHSRVVLNQLDGNPCSDYVNASYIDGFTEKNKFIAAQGPKEDTTADFWRMIWEQKVATVVMLTNLKERKEDKCHQYWPDQGCWTYGNVRVAVEDFTVLVDYTIRKFCIQYQASDAAKTPRPVTQLHFTSWPDFGVPFSPIGMLKFLKKVKVVNPPFSGPIVVHCSAGVGRTGTFIVIDAMIDMMHAEQKVDVFGFVSKIREQRSQLIQTDMQYSFIYQALLEYYLYGDTELDVSSLEGHLQKLHNTFTDGDRVGLEEEFKKLTNMRIMKENMRTGNLPANMKKNRVLQIIPYDFNRVILSMRRGQEFTDYINASFIDGYRQKDYFIATQGPLPHTVEDFWRMVWEWKCHSIVMLTELQEREQDKCCQYWPTEDSVTYGDYTIELKGDTLCDTFSLRDLVLTFVPEKQTRVIRHFHFHGWPEVGIPAEGKGMIDIIASVQRQQQQSGNHPIVVHCSAGAGRTGTFIALSNILERVKAEGLLDVFQTVKSLRMQRPHMVQTVEQYDFCYRVVQDFVDIFSDYANFK from the exons ATGattcctcttctgtttttggtGACAACCACAACAACACCCAATTCCACCGGCAATGGCAACCATACACAAG ATGTTACATCCCCCAGCCACCACATCCTCCCTACCGTGCTGGTCCTGTCCCTGCTGCTGGTCATCATCGCACTACTAGCCTGGTACTTCCTCAG GTTAAAAAACCAGAGAAAAGCAGTCGTCACCACAGTTGACAAAAAGATACCAAATGGCATCCTGGAGGAACAAG aGTTTGGATACAGTACTGAGTCGTTATACACCATTGTACCACCAG AGCAACAGACGGTGGTCCTTCTGCCCAGATCCCCTTCAGCCTCTAAGACCTACGTCCCCATCCCGGTGGACCACCTCGAGGAGGAGTACAGGCTCCGATCAGCCGATGATGGCAAGCTCTTCAGGGAGGAGTACAAT TCCTTGCCGGGGGGTAGTGCCCACGGGACGTATGAGGAGGCCAACAAGGACGACAACAAGGAGAAGAACAGATACCCCAACATCCTTCCCT ATGATCATTCCAGAGTGGTGTTAAATCAGCTGGATGGAAATCCCTGTTCAGACTATGTGAACGCTTCTTACATCGAT GGTTtcacagaaaagaacaaattcaTAGCAGCACAAG GTCCAAAAGAAGACACCACCGCCGATTTCTGGAGGATGATATGGGAGCAGAAAGTAGCTACTGTTGTCATGCTGACCAAcctgaaagaaaggaaagaa GACAAGTGTCACCAATACTGGCCAGATCAGGGCTGTTGGACCTATGGGAATGTGAGGGTGGCAGTAGAAGACTTCACCGTCCTCGTGGACTACACCATCCGGAAGTTCTGCATACAATAT CAAGCCAGCGATGCCGCAAAAACTCCCAGGCCTGTCACCCAGCTCCACTTCACCAGCTGGCCCGACTTTGGAGTTCCTTTCTCCCCCATCGGCATGCTCAAGTTCCTCAAAAAGGTCAAAGTGGTAAATCCACCCTTCTCTGGGCCCATTGTGGTCCACTGCAG CGCTGGTGTCGGGAGGACAGGAACCTTCATCGTGATAGATGCCATGATCGACATGATGCACGCTGAGCAGAAAGTTGATGTTTTTGGGTTTGTCTCTAAGATACGAGAGCAGCGCTCACAGCTCATTCAGACAGAT ATGCAGTACTCATTCATCTACCAGGCCCTGCTTGAATACTACCTCTACGGAGACACGGAGCTGGATGTGTCGTCTCTGGAAGGACATCTGCAAAAACTGCACAATACCTTTACAGATGGTGACCGGGTTGGCCTGGAGGAAGAGTTTAAG AAACTGACCAATATGCGAATAATGAAGGAGAACATGAGAACAGGGAACCTTCCTGCCAACATGAAGAAGAACAGAGTTCTGCAAATTATTCCAT atGACTTCAACAGAGTCATTCTCTCCATGAGACGAGGTCAGGAGTTCACCGATTACATCAACGCATCTTTCATAGAC GGCTACAGACAGAAGGACTACTTCATCGCCACCCAGGGCCCTCTTCCACACACAGTAGAGGATTTCTGGAGAATGGTGTGGGAATGGAAGTGTCACTCCATTGTCATGCTCACTGAGCTCCAGGAGAGGGAGCAG GACAAATGTTGCCAATACTGGCCAACAGAGGACTCGGTCACCTATGGGGATTACACTATAGAGCTGAAGGGAGACACTCTGTGTGACACCTTCAGTCTACGAGACTTGGTACTCACCTTTGTCCCG GAGAAGCAGACGAGGGTCATCAGGCACTTCCACTTCCATGGCTGGCCAGAGGTCGGCATCCCAGCTGAGGGGAAAGGCATGATCGACATCATCGCCTCagtgcagaggcagcagcagcagtctgggAATCATCCCATCGTCGTACACTGCAG tgccGGTGCGGGGCGAACAGGTACGTTCATTGCTCTAAGCAATATCTTGGAGCGAGTCAAGGCAGAAGGCCTGCTGGACGTGTTCCAAACTGTGAAGAGTTTACGCATGCAGAGGCCTCATATGGTCCAAACTGTG GAACAATATGACTTCTGCTACAGGGTGGTACAAGACTTTGTTGACATCTTCTCAGACTATGCCAATTTTAAATGA